In a single window of the Massilia oculi genome:
- a CDS encoding glutamine synthetase family protein, producing MAIRDNFSYTDMEEWLDAKRVTEIECLVPDLTGVARGKILPRVKFTDDRGMRLPEVVLGMTVTGNTPERDAAYERAISSIDRDMILRADPSTITMVPWAADPTAQVIHDCYYADGRLVDFAPRSVLRRVLKLYEQRGWTPVVAPELEFYLTAKNIDPDLPLAAPIGRSGRAETSRQVYSIDAVNEFDPLFEDIYDYCEMMNLDVDTLIHEIGAGQMEINFQHGEPLGLADKVFYFKRTLREAALKHDMYATFMAKPMAGEPGSAMHVHQSVVDAETGKNVFSNDDGSPSPLFHQYIGGLQRYMPSAMAIVAPYVNSYRRIVRETAAPINLQWGIDNRTVGFRVPVSGSQDRRVENRVIGADANPYLALAITLACGYLGMTEAIEPSPMVEGNAYDMPVELPQGLSEAITLLRREDRLRDVLGERFIDVYTAVKELEHREFMQVISPWEREHLLLHV from the coding sequence ATGGCAATTCGCGACAACTTCAGCTATACCGATATGGAAGAGTGGCTCGACGCAAAACGGGTCACCGAGATCGAATGCCTGGTCCCCGACCTGACCGGGGTGGCGCGCGGCAAGATCCTGCCGCGCGTGAAATTCACCGATGACCGCGGCATGCGCCTGCCCGAGGTGGTGCTGGGCATGACCGTTACCGGCAACACCCCCGAGCGCGATGCTGCCTACGAGCGCGCCATCTCGAGCATCGACCGCGACATGATCCTGCGCGCCGACCCGAGCACCATCACCATGGTGCCGTGGGCGGCCGATCCCACCGCGCAAGTGATTCACGACTGCTACTACGCCGATGGCAGGCTGGTCGACTTCGCCCCGCGCAGCGTGCTGCGGCGCGTGCTCAAGCTGTATGAGCAGCGTGGCTGGACGCCGGTGGTGGCGCCCGAGCTGGAGTTCTATCTCACCGCCAAGAACATCGACCCCGACCTGCCGCTGGCGGCGCCGATCGGCCGCAGCGGCCGCGCCGAGACCAGCCGCCAGGTGTACAGCATCGACGCCGTCAACGAATTCGATCCGCTGTTCGAGGACATCTACGATTACTGCGAGATGATGAACCTCGACGTCGACACCTTGATCCACGAGATCGGCGCCGGCCAGATGGAGATCAACTTCCAGCACGGCGAGCCGCTGGGCCTGGCCGACAAGGTCTTCTATTTCAAGCGCACCCTGCGCGAGGCCGCGCTCAAGCACGATATGTACGCCACCTTCATGGCCAAGCCGATGGCGGGCGAGCCGGGTTCGGCGATGCACGTGCACCAGAGCGTGGTCGACGCCGAGACCGGCAAGAACGTCTTCAGCAACGACGACGGTTCGCCATCGCCCCTGTTCCACCAATACATCGGCGGCCTGCAGCGCTACATGCCGTCGGCGATGGCGATCGTTGCGCCTTATGTAAATTCCTACCGCCGCATCGTGCGCGAGACGGCGGCGCCGATCAACCTGCAATGGGGCATCGACAACCGCACGGTGGGCTTCCGGGTGCCGGTATCGGGCTCGCAGGATCGCCGGGTCGAGAACCGCGTGATCGGGGCCGACGCCAATCCCTACCTGGCGCTGGCGATCACGCTGGCCTGCGGCTACCTGGGCATGACGGAAGCGATCGAACCGTCACCGATGGTCGAGGGCAATGCCTACGATATGCCGGTGGAGCTGCCGCAGGGATTGTCGGAAGCGATCACCCTGCTGCGGCGCGAGGACCGGCTGCGCGACGTGCTGGGGGAGCGCTTCATCGACGTGTACACGGCGGTGAAGGAACTCGAGCACCGCGAGTTCATGCAGGTGATCAGTCCGTGGGAGCGGGAGCATTTGCTGCTGCATGTGTGA
- the dnaK gene encoding molecular chaperone DnaK: MGKIIGIDLGTTNSCVAIMENGTPKVIENAEGARTTPSIIAYQEDGEILVGAPAKRQAVTNPKNTLFAVKRLIGRKFDEKEVQKDISLMPYQIVKADNGDAWVSVRDKKLAAQQISAEVLRKMKKTAEDYLGEEVTEAVITVPAYFNDSQRQATKDAGRIAGLDVKRIINEPTAAALAFGLDKTDKGDRKIAVYDLGGGTFDVSIIEIADVDGEKQFEVLSTNGDTFLGGEDFDQRVIDYIIDEFKKINGLDLSKDPIALQRIKASAERAKIELSSSQQTEINEPYIAMANGAPVHLNLKITRAKLESLVEELIAKTIEPCRIAIKDAGVKVSDIDDIILVGGMTRMPKVQEKVKEFFGKDARKDVNPDEAVAVGAAIQGSVLSGERKDLLLLDVTPLSLGIETLGGVMTKMIHKNTTIPTKFSQVFSTADDNQPAVTIKVYQGEREIAQGNKSLGEFNLEGIPPAARGTPQIEVTFDIDANGILHVGAKDKATGKENKITIKANSGLSEEEIQKMVKDAELNAEEDKKVKELAEARNQGDALVHSTRKSLTEYGDKLDAAEKEKIEAAITDLEGAIKSGDKADIDAKTAALSSAAQSLGEKMYADMQAQQAGAAGAPGAAGAGAAGGEQSAKQDDDVVDADFKEVKDAK; this comes from the coding sequence ATGGGCAAAATCATCGGTATCGACCTGGGCACCACCAACTCCTGCGTCGCCATCATGGAAAACGGTACCCCGAAGGTGATCGAGAATGCCGAAGGCGCGCGCACCACGCCGTCGATCATCGCCTACCAGGAAGACGGCGAGATCCTCGTCGGCGCGCCGGCCAAGCGCCAGGCCGTCACCAATCCAAAGAACACCCTGTTCGCCGTCAAGCGCCTCATCGGCCGCAAGTTCGACGAGAAGGAAGTGCAGAAAGACATCAGCTTGATGCCGTACCAGATCGTCAAGGCCGACAACGGCGACGCCTGGGTCAGCGTGCGCGACAAGAAACTGGCAGCCCAGCAGATCTCGGCTGAAGTCCTGCGCAAGATGAAGAAGACCGCCGAGGACTACCTGGGCGAAGAAGTCACCGAAGCCGTCATCACCGTGCCGGCCTACTTCAACGACTCGCAGCGCCAGGCGACCAAGGACGCCGGCCGCATCGCCGGTCTGGACGTCAAGCGCATCATCAACGAGCCGACCGCGGCCGCGCTGGCATTCGGCCTGGACAAGACCGACAAGGGCGACCGCAAGATCGCCGTGTATGACCTCGGTGGCGGCACCTTCGACGTCTCGATCATCGAGATCGCGGACGTGGACGGCGAGAAGCAGTTCGAAGTGCTGTCGACCAACGGCGACACCTTCCTGGGCGGCGAAGACTTCGACCAGCGCGTGATCGACTACATCATCGACGAATTCAAGAAGATCAACGGCCTCGACCTGTCGAAGGACCCGATCGCCCTGCAGCGCATCAAGGCCTCGGCCGAGCGCGCCAAGATCGAACTGTCGTCGTCGCAGCAGACCGAGATCAACGAGCCGTACATCGCCATGGCCAACGGCGCCCCGGTCCACCTGAACCTCAAGATCACCCGCGCCAAGCTGGAGTCGCTGGTGGAGGAACTGATCGCCAAGACCATCGAGCCATGCCGCATCGCCATCAAGGATGCGGGCGTAAAGGTCTCGGACATCGACGACATCATCCTGGTCGGCGGCATGACCCGCATGCCGAAGGTGCAAGAGAAAGTTAAAGAGTTCTTCGGCAAGGACGCACGCAAGGACGTGAACCCGGACGAAGCCGTCGCCGTCGGCGCCGCCATCCAGGGCTCGGTCCTGTCGGGCGAGCGCAAGGACCTGCTGCTGCTGGACGTGACCCCGCTGTCGCTGGGCATCGAGACCCTGGGCGGCGTGATGACCAAGATGATCCACAAGAACACCACGATCCCGACCAAGTTCTCGCAGGTGTTCTCGACCGCCGACGACAACCAGCCGGCCGTGACCATCAAGGTCTACCAGGGCGAGCGTGAAATCGCGCAGGGCAACAAGAGCCTGGGCGAGTTCAACCTGGAAGGCATCCCGCCGGCAGCACGCGGCACCCCGCAGATCGAAGTGACCTTCGACATCGACGCCAACGGCATCCTGCACGTCGGCGCGAAAGACAAGGCTACCGGCAAGGAAAACAAGATCACCATCAAGGCCAACTCGGGCCTGTCGGAAGAAGAAATCCAGAAGATGGTGAAGGACGCCGAGCTGAACGCGGAAGAAGACAAGAAGGTCAAGGAACTGGCCGAAGCCCGCAACCAGGGCGACGCGCTGGTCCACTCGACCCGCAAGTCGCTGACCGAGTACGGCGACAAGCTGGACGCGGCCGAGAAAGAGAAGATCGAAGCGGCGATCACCGACCTGGAAGGCGCGATCAAGAGCGGCGACAAGGCGGACATCGATGCCAAGACCGCGGCCCTGTCGAGCGCAGCGCAGTCGCTGGGCGAGAAGATGTACGCCGACATGCAGGCGCAGCAGGCTGGCGCGGCCGGCGCTCCGGGCGCTGCTGGTGCGGGTGCGGCCGGTGGCGAACAGTCGGCCAAGCAGGACGACGACGTGGTCGACGCCGACTTCAAGGAAGTGAAGGACGCCAAGTAA
- the dnaJ gene encoding molecular chaperone DnaJ, translating to MAKRDFYEILGVAKGASEDEIKKSYRKLAMKYHPDRNPDNKEAEEKFKEVKEAYEMLTNPEKREAYDRYGHAGVDPNSGMGGGFGGGAGGFGDAFGDIFGDIFGGGRGGRGGGPQVYRGADLRYNLEITLEQAAHGFDTTIRVPSWDKCDTCHGSGAKPGTQPVTCTTCAGHGQVRMQQGFFSIQQTCPKCHGSGKIIPEPCAACGGAGRIKRNKTLEVKIPAGIDNGMRIRSSGNGEPGTNGGPPGDLYVEIHIKQHAVFQREGDDLHCEMPISFSKAALGGEIEVPTLTGKVSFTVPEGTQTGKTFRLKGKGIKNVRSGYTGDLFCHVVVETPVKLTDKQKELLREFDRLTSEGGSKHSPQSKGWMDKVKDFFE from the coding sequence ATGGCGAAGCGTGATTTTTACGAGATCCTCGGGGTCGCAAAGGGTGCGTCGGAAGACGAGATCAAGAAGTCGTATCGCAAGCTTGCGATGAAGTACCACCCTGACCGCAACCCGGACAACAAGGAAGCGGAAGAGAAGTTCAAGGAGGTCAAAGAGGCCTACGAGATGCTGACCAATCCGGAGAAGCGCGAAGCGTATGACCGCTACGGTCACGCCGGCGTCGATCCGAACAGCGGCATGGGCGGCGGCTTCGGCGGCGGCGCGGGCGGTTTCGGCGACGCCTTCGGCGACATCTTCGGCGACATCTTCGGCGGCGGCCGTGGCGGCCGCGGTGGCGGCCCGCAGGTGTACCGCGGCGCCGACCTGCGCTACAACCTCGAGATCACGCTGGAACAGGCGGCCCACGGCTTCGACACCACCATCCGCGTGCCGAGCTGGGACAAGTGCGACACCTGCCACGGCAGCGGCGCCAAGCCGGGCACCCAGCCCGTGACCTGCACCACCTGCGCCGGCCACGGCCAGGTGCGCATGCAGCAGGGCTTCTTCAGCATCCAGCAGACCTGCCCGAAATGCCATGGCAGCGGCAAGATCATCCCCGAGCCGTGCGCGGCCTGCGGCGGTGCCGGACGCATCAAGCGCAACAAGACGCTGGAAGTGAAGATCCCGGCCGGCATCGACAACGGCATGCGCATCCGCTCGTCGGGCAATGGCGAGCCGGGCACCAATGGCGGGCCGCCGGGCGACCTGTATGTGGAGATCCACATCAAGCAGCACGCGGTGTTCCAGCGCGAAGGCGACGACCTGCATTGCGAAATGCCGATCTCGTTTTCCAAGGCGGCCCTGGGCGGCGAGATCGAGGTGCCGACCCTCACCGGCAAGGTGTCGTTCACGGTGCCCGAAGGCACCCAGACCGGCAAGACCTTCCGCCTCAAGGGCAAGGGCATCAAGAACGTGCGCTCGGGCTATACCGGCGACCTGTTCTGCCATGTGGTGGTCGAGACCCCGGTCAAGCTGACCGACAAGCAGAAGGAACTGCTGCGCGAGTTCGACCGCCTCACCAGCGAAGGCGGTTCCAAGCACAGCCCGCAGAGCAAGGGCTGGATGGACAAGGTCAAGGACTTCTTCGAATAA
- the hemH gene encoding ferrochelatase, with protein sequence MPFRKEPPHMHGAVSHSAIVLVNLGTPDEPTRSSVRRYLKQFLSDPRVVEIPSRIWWFILNLFILPFRSGQSAAKYRTIWTREGSPLRIHTARQAEKLHAVLAERGHEDVQVAMAMRYGTPSLPDVLDQLKADGCDRIVVLPAYPQYSGTTTASIWDSVFQHYAHVRNVPELRLVKHYHDHEGYINALRDSVQAHWDAHGRGQKLVMSFHGTPKRTLELGDPYFCECQKTGRLLAEALGLAPDDYLVTFQSRFGKAEWLQPYTAPTVQQLARDGVERIDVICPGFTSDCLETLEEISMEVRHDFEANGGKEFHYIPCLNASPSWIRGMAEIAEQHLIGWSTIQNPAQREARRLDAERGAQNAARLGA encoded by the coding sequence ATGCCATTTCGTAAAGAACCGCCTCACATGCACGGCGCCGTGTCGCACAGCGCGATCGTCCTGGTCAACCTCGGCACCCCCGACGAGCCGACCCGCTCGAGCGTGCGCCGCTACCTGAAGCAGTTCCTGTCCGATCCGCGCGTGGTCGAGATCCCCAGCCGCATCTGGTGGTTCATCCTGAACCTGTTCATCCTGCCGTTCCGCTCCGGCCAGTCGGCCGCCAAGTACCGCACCATCTGGACCCGCGAAGGCTCGCCCTTGCGCATCCACACCGCCCGGCAGGCGGAAAAACTGCATGCCGTGCTGGCCGAACGCGGCCATGAAGACGTCCAAGTGGCGATGGCCATGCGCTACGGCACGCCGTCCCTGCCCGACGTGCTCGATCAACTGAAGGCCGACGGTTGCGACCGCATCGTCGTGCTGCCCGCCTACCCGCAGTATTCCGGCACCACCACCGCCTCGATCTGGGATTCGGTGTTCCAGCACTACGCGCACGTGCGCAACGTGCCCGAGCTGCGCCTGGTGAAGCACTACCACGACCACGAAGGCTATATCAACGCGCTGCGCGACAGCGTGCAGGCCCACTGGGACGCCCACGGCCGCGGCCAGAAGCTGGTGATGAGCTTCCACGGCACGCCCAAGCGCACCCTCGAGCTGGGCGACCCGTATTTCTGCGAGTGCCAGAAGACCGGGCGCCTGCTGGCCGAGGCGCTCGGCCTCGCGCCGGACGACTACCTGGTCACCTTCCAGTCGCGCTTCGGCAAGGCCGAATGGCTGCAGCCGTACACCGCGCCGACCGTGCAGCAGCTGGCGCGCGACGGCGTCGAGCGCATCGACGTGATCTGTCCGGGCTTCACCAGCGACTGCCTCGAGACGCTGGAAGAGATCTCGATGGAAGTGCGGCACGACTTCGAAGCCAATGGCGGCAAGGAGTTCCACTACATTCCCTGCCTGAACGCGTCGCCGTCCTGGATCCGCGGCATGGCCGAGATCGCCGAGCAGCACCTGATCGGCTGGTCCACGATCCAGAACCCGGCCCAGCGCGAGGCACGCCGACTCGACGCCGAGCGCGGCGCGCAGAACGCGGCCCGCCTGGGCGCCTGA
- a CDS encoding NAD-dependent succinate-semialdehyde dehydrogenase, with protein MPNLTDPSLLRRQAYVDGAWCDADGKDTTAVTNPANGDTIATVPRMGAAETRRAIEAANAAWPAWRKKLAKERAAILRKWHDLMMENADDLALLMTLEQGKPLAESKGEIGYAAAFFEWFGEEAKRIAGETLASPWPDSRILVTKEPVGVCAAITPWNFPAAMIARKVAPALAAGCPIVLKPAGLTPLSALALAVLAERAGVPRGVFSVVTGDTTAIGGEMTANPLVRKLSFTGSTEVGRLLMEQCAPTIKKLSLELGGNAPFIVFDDADLDAAVEGAIASKYRNMGQTCVCANRLYVQDGVYDAFARKLAAAVGKLKVGDGREEGVDQGPLIEEKAVRKVEQHIADALDKGAKLIAGGKRHALGQTFFEPTVLTGVTPHMLVAREETFGPVAPLFRFKTEEEVIKLANDTEFGLASYFYARDLGRVWRVAEAIETGIVGVNTGIISTEVAPFGGVKQSGVGREGSVYGIDDYLVVKYICMAGL; from the coding sequence ATGCCGAACCTGACCGACCCTTCCCTGCTGCGCCGGCAAGCCTATGTCGACGGCGCCTGGTGCGATGCCGACGGCAAGGACACCACCGCCGTGACCAATCCCGCCAACGGCGACACCATCGCCACGGTGCCGCGCATGGGCGCGGCCGAGACCCGGCGCGCGATCGAGGCCGCCAACGCGGCCTGGCCCGCCTGGCGCAAGAAGCTGGCGAAGGAACGCGCCGCCATCCTGCGCAAGTGGCACGACCTGATGATGGAAAACGCCGACGACCTGGCGCTCCTGATGACGCTCGAGCAGGGCAAGCCGCTGGCCGAATCGAAAGGCGAGATCGGCTACGCCGCCGCCTTTTTCGAATGGTTCGGCGAAGAGGCCAAGCGCATCGCCGGCGAGACCCTGGCCTCGCCCTGGCCCGACAGCCGCATCCTGGTCACCAAGGAACCGGTCGGCGTGTGCGCCGCGATCACGCCCTGGAACTTCCCGGCCGCGATGATCGCGCGCAAGGTGGCGCCGGCGCTGGCCGCCGGTTGCCCGATCGTCCTGAAACCCGCCGGACTGACCCCGCTGTCGGCGCTGGCCCTGGCCGTGCTGGCCGAACGCGCCGGCGTGCCCCGGGGCGTGTTCAGCGTGGTGACCGGCGACACGACCGCGATCGGCGGCGAGATGACGGCCAATCCCCTCGTGCGCAAGCTGAGCTTTACCGGCTCGACGGAGGTGGGCCGCCTGCTGATGGAACAATGCGCGCCGACGATCAAGAAGCTGTCGCTCGAGCTGGGCGGCAACGCCCCCTTCATCGTGTTCGACGATGCCGACCTCGACGCCGCGGTCGAGGGTGCGATCGCCTCCAAGTACCGCAATATGGGCCAGACCTGCGTGTGCGCGAACCGCCTGTACGTGCAGGACGGCGTGTACGACGCGTTCGCGCGCAAGCTGGCGGCGGCGGTCGGCAAGCTGAAGGTCGGCGACGGCCGCGAGGAAGGGGTCGATCAGGGACCGCTGATCGAGGAGAAGGCGGTGCGCAAGGTCGAGCAGCACATCGCCGATGCGCTGGATAAAGGGGCGAAGCTCATCGCGGGCGGCAAGCGCCATGCGCTGGGCCAGACCTTTTTCGAGCCGACCGTGCTCACCGGCGTGACGCCGCACATGCTGGTGGCGCGCGAAGAAACCTTCGGGCCGGTGGCGCCGCTGTTCCGCTTCAAGACCGAGGAAGAAGTGATCAAGCTGGCCAACGATACCGAGTTCGGGCTGGCATCGTATTTCTATGCGCGCGACCTCGGCCGCGTGTGGCGGGTGGCCGAGGCGATCGAAACCGGGATCGTGGGCGTGAACACGGGGATCATCTCGACCGAGGTCGCGCCGTTCGGCGGCGTCAAGCAATCGGGGGTGGGGCGCGAAGGCTCGGTCTACGGCATCGACGATTATCTCGTCGTGAAATACATCTGCATGGCGGGCCTTTGA
- a CDS encoding nucleotide pyrophosphohydrolase, giving the protein MTNAADSDLARLRAIVRTFVDERDWDQFHTPKNLASALSVEAAELLEHFQWLQSGRLDELGAAKLQEVRHEMADVLVYLVRLADKLDVDLLAAVEDKMVLNRAKYPADQVRGDMRKYDEYKR; this is encoded by the coding sequence GTGACGAACGCCGCGGACAGTGATCTCGCACGCCTGCGCGCCATCGTCCGCACCTTCGTGGACGAGCGCGACTGGGACCAGTTCCACACGCCCAAGAACCTCGCCTCGGCCCTGAGCGTCGAGGCGGCCGAGCTGCTGGAGCATTTCCAGTGGCTGCAGTCGGGCCGGCTTGACGAACTCGGCGCCGCCAAGCTGCAGGAGGTGCGCCACGAGATGGCCGACGTGCTGGTCTACCTGGTGCGGCTGGCCGACAAGCTGGACGTCGACTTGTTGGCGGCGGTGGAAGACAAGATGGTGCTCAACCGCGCCAAATACCCGGCCGATCAGGTGCGCGGCGACATGCGCAAGTACGACGAGTACAAGAGATAG
- the grpE gene encoding nucleotide exchange factor GrpE, whose protein sequence is MQDQENKEVLDQQAGEAPAADATGAATEQTAAPAAPSAEPSLEEQLSATEAKLAEMHDAFMRAKAEADNIRRRAQEDVSKAHKFAIESFAEAMVPVRDSLEMAVKVEAPTVESIKEGVEMTLKQLTAAFEKNRLVEVMPQAGDKLDPNKHQAVAVVPSEQEANTVVTVLQKGYMIADRLLRPAIVTAAAPK, encoded by the coding sequence ATGCAAGACCAAGAAAACAAAGAGGTGCTCGACCAGCAAGCTGGCGAAGCGCCTGCCGCTGACGCCACCGGGGCTGCGACCGAACAAACCGCGGCGCCGGCCGCTCCGTCCGCAGAGCCAAGCCTCGAAGAACAACTGAGCGCCACCGAAGCCAAGCTGGCCGAGATGCATGACGCCTTCATGCGCGCCAAGGCCGAAGCCGACAATATCCGCCGCCGCGCCCAGGAAGACGTGAGCAAGGCCCATAAATTCGCCATCGAAAGCTTCGCCGAGGCCATGGTGCCGGTGCGCGACAGCCTGGAAATGGCCGTCAAGGTCGAAGCCCCGACGGTCGAGTCGATCAAGGAAGGCGTCGAAATGACCCTCAAGCAGCTCACCGCCGCCTTCGAGAAGAACCGCCTGGTCGAAGTGATGCCGCAGGCGGGCGACAAGCTGGACCCGAACAAGCACCAGGCCGTGGCCGTCGTGCCGTCGGAACAGGAAGCCAATACGGTGGTCACCGTGCTGCAGAAGGGCTATATGATCGCCGACCGCCTGCTGCGTCCGGCCATCGTGACCGCCGCGGCGCCGAAATAA
- the can gene encoding carbonate dehydratase produces MDKYKTKGLTASELFERNRTWAASMVAEDPNFFKALQDQQAPEYLWIGCSDSRVPANELLGMAPGELFVHRNIANVVVHSDLNCLSVLQFAIDVLKVKHIIICGHYGCSGVHAALTDGRVGLADNWLGHVRDVRDKHGKYLGNVVGRAATNRLVELNVAEQVMNTAHTTIVRDAWERGQPLTIHSWVYGVHDGLLRDLGITISSFEEIAPKLERVLSGYVDGGEVRDERRGQ; encoded by the coding sequence ATGGACAAGTACAAGACCAAGGGATTGACCGCGAGCGAGCTGTTCGAACGGAACCGCACCTGGGCCGCCTCGATGGTGGCCGAAGATCCGAACTTCTTCAAGGCGCTGCAAGACCAGCAGGCGCCCGAATACCTGTGGATCGGCTGCTCGGACAGCCGCGTGCCGGCCAACGAGCTGCTGGGCATGGCGCCGGGCGAGCTGTTCGTCCACCGCAACATCGCCAACGTGGTCGTGCACTCCGACCTGAACTGCCTGTCGGTGCTGCAGTTCGCGATCGACGTGCTCAAGGTCAAGCACATCATCATCTGCGGCCACTACGGCTGCTCGGGCGTGCACGCGGCGCTGACCGACGGCCGCGTCGGCCTGGCCGACAACTGGCTCGGCCACGTGCGCGACGTGCGCGACAAGCATGGCAAATACCTGGGCAACGTGGTCGGCCGCGCCGCCACCAACCGCCTGGTCGAACTGAACGTGGCCGAGCAGGTCATGAACACGGCCCACACCACCATCGTGCGCGACGCCTGGGAACGCGGCCAGCCGCTGACCATCCACAGCTGGGTGTACGGCGTGCACGACGGCCTGCTGCGCGACCTTGGCATCACCATCAGCAGCTTCGAAGAAATCGCGCCCAAGCTCGAGCGCGTGCTGAGCGGCTACGTGGACGGCGGAGAAGTGCGTGACGAACGCCGCGGACAGTGA
- a CDS encoding sodium:solute symporter family protein, protein MNITLISFVVLYLLGTLALGMWAGTRIKNTSDFAVAGRSLPLIMVITTTFATWFGAETVMGIPAKFVQGGLNAVVEDPFGAGMCLILVGVFFAARLYKLNLLTIGDYYRQRYGKGIEVFCSVAIIMSYLGWVAAQITALGLVFSVLTAGAMSPATGMIVGTLTVLIYVVVGGFLAVAVTDFIQMIVLVVGMSVIAWFAADLAGGAGNVLAMAQQADLWRFLPEPSLKDVMFFIAAAITMMFGSIPQQDVFQRVMSAKDAPTARTGAIIGGASYIVFAFVPMFIVAAAVVVMGSTALDLAQNDYQRLLPTFVMTQMPLFMQILFFGALLSAIKSTSSATLLAPSTSFVENILKNLRPGMTDREQLFAMRISIVVFAALVLLYAIAMEGTSIYELVSGAYQVPLVGAFIPLVMGLYWKRATTQGAILSIGAGLFTWILFFEQISSLGEHFPGQLAGLIAAFIGMVAGSLAPQVLKNRGETQDVLEARA, encoded by the coding sequence ATGAATATCACCCTGATCTCTTTCGTCGTGCTCTACCTGTTGGGTACGCTTGCCCTGGGCATGTGGGCGGGCACGCGGATCAAGAACACCAGCGACTTCGCCGTCGCCGGCCGCAGCCTGCCGCTGATCATGGTGATCACCACGACCTTCGCCACCTGGTTTGGCGCCGAGACCGTGATGGGCATCCCGGCCAAGTTCGTGCAGGGCGGCCTGAACGCGGTGGTGGAGGATCCGTTCGGGGCCGGCATGTGCCTGATCCTGGTCGGCGTGTTCTTCGCCGCCCGGCTCTATAAACTGAACCTGCTGACGATCGGCGACTACTACCGCCAGCGCTACGGCAAGGGCATCGAGGTGTTCTGCTCGGTGGCCATCATCATGAGCTACCTGGGCTGGGTCGCGGCCCAGATCACGGCGCTGGGCCTGGTGTTCTCGGTGCTGACCGCCGGCGCCATGTCGCCGGCCACGGGCATGATCGTCGGCACGCTGACGGTGCTGATCTACGTGGTGGTGGGCGGCTTCCTGGCCGTGGCCGTGACCGACTTCATCCAGATGATCGTGCTGGTGGTGGGCATGAGCGTGATCGCCTGGTTCGCCGCCGACCTGGCCGGTGGCGCCGGCAACGTGCTGGCGATGGCCCAGCAGGCCGACCTGTGGCGCTTCCTGCCCGAGCCGAGCCTGAAGGACGTGATGTTCTTCATCGCCGCCGCGATCACCATGATGTTCGGCTCGATCCCGCAGCAGGACGTGTTCCAGCGCGTGATGTCGGCCAAGGACGCGCCGACCGCGCGCACCGGCGCCATCATCGGCGGCGCCAGCTACATCGTGTTCGCCTTCGTGCCGATGTTCATCGTGGCCGCCGCCGTGGTCGTGATGGGCAGCACCGCGCTCGACCTGGCCCAGAACGACTACCAGCGTCTGCTGCCGACCTTCGTGATGACGCAGATGCCGCTGTTCATGCAGATCCTGTTCTTCGGCGCCCTGCTGTCGGCGATCAAGAGCACCTCGTCGGCCACCCTGCTGGCGCCGTCGACCAGTTTTGTGGAGAACATCCTCAAGAACCTGCGTCCCGGCATGACCGACCGCGAACAGCTGTTCGCGATGCGTATCTCGATCGTGGTGTTCGCGGCCCTGGTGCTGCTGTACGCGATCGCGATGGAAGGCACTTCGATCTACGAACTGGTGTCGGGCGCCTACCAGGTGCCGCTGGTCGGCGCCTTCATCCCGCTGGTGATGGGCCTGTACTGGAAGCGCGCGACCACCCAGGGCGCGATCCTGTCGATCGGCGCGGGGCTGTTCACCTGGATCCTGTTCTTCGAGCAGATCTCGTCGCTGGGCGAGCACTTCCCGGGCCAGCTGGCCGGCCTGATCGCGGCCTTCATCGGGATGGTGGCGGGGTCGCTGGCGCCGCAGGTGTTGAAGAATCGTGGCGAGACGCAGGACGTGCTGGAGGCGCGGGCCTAA
- a CDS encoding PEP-CTERM sorting domain-containing protein, which yields MKVLKKLAGAAVLMLATTGAVHAIEYTSLYNPEPDRFVTFLTPVSYSHDLTSSGLPDDATLNWATLDVRLYDILLGSETVRFFFNGNLSETVQNVSLFGQTYDFDVKTALQDTGILDVTIRVSGLLQTVNFAWSELTADVTPNTPSEVPEPATLLTLGAGLLGVAATRRRRIHKG from the coding sequence ATGAAAGTCCTGAAAAAACTGGCTGGTGCTGCTGTCTTGATGCTGGCGACGACCGGCGCCGTGCATGCGATTGAATACACAAGTCTCTATAATCCGGAACCGGACCGCTTTGTCACGTTCCTCACCCCGGTGTCCTACTCGCATGACCTGACGTCGTCCGGGCTACCGGATGATGCCACCCTGAATTGGGCAACACTCGACGTCCGCCTGTACGACATTCTCCTGGGTTCGGAAACGGTCAGATTCTTCTTCAACGGAAACCTGTCCGAGACTGTCCAGAACGTCTCGCTCTTCGGCCAGACCTACGACTTCGATGTCAAGACGGCGCTGCAGGACACCGGCATTCTGGACGTCACGATCCGTGTCTCCGGCCTGCTCCAGACCGTGAACTTCGCATGGTCGGAGCTGACCGCCGACGTGACGCCGAACACCCCATCCGAGGTCCCCGAGCCGGCCACCCTGCTCACCCTCGGCGCCGGCCTGCTCGGGGTGGCCGCCACCCGTCGTCGCAGGATCCACAAGGGCTGA